Proteins encoded by one window of Kribbella italica:
- a CDS encoding DUF4265 domain-containing protein, translated as MSSKYVLHANPIWRERANFIINAPIVTDGEIDGRFEQLWVNQEGDSFELCCIPFFIYDLALGDLVSVSTAPNGAHEFAGVIRPSGRYLFRVWFGDVETSARETLTRSIQRLPVLVEWHSNNLLAIDVEHSISAQELADLLSVEEQAGRLVYETGAQ; from the coding sequence ATGTCTTCGAAGTATGTACTGCACGCCAATCCGATTTGGAGGGAGCGCGCAAACTTCATTATCAATGCGCCCATTGTGACGGACGGCGAGATCGACGGGCGATTCGAGCAACTCTGGGTCAATCAGGAAGGTGATTCCTTCGAGTTGTGTTGCATCCCGTTCTTCATCTACGATCTTGCTCTTGGAGACTTGGTGTCGGTGTCCACTGCACCGAACGGCGCTCACGAGTTTGCCGGAGTGATCAGGCCGTCCGGACGATATCTCTTTCGGGTTTGGTTTGGCGACGTAGAGACCTCCGCTCGGGAAACCCTTACGAGAAGTATCCAGCGACTGCCGGTTCTTGTGGAATGGCACTCCAATAATCTGCTGGCGATAGATGTGGAGCATTCAATATCGGCGCAGGAGCTCGCTGACCTCCTCTCCGTTGAGGAGCAGGCGGGGCGACTCGTGTATGAGACGGGAGCTCAGTAA
- a CDS encoding HNH endonuclease: MCDPECQRKKQEEEDRRKTEKALEDQEDRAQTIPVIPPGSPGCSAANPSLCPSQPTRPADQNGGYVDRTTQTGGSADLTYQNAVTTLGSTIGSVTQTGSLGSLMTTSMNLPMICRCGGGSLVPSYAGGGGNIGLGLPPGTMGGGFAGAVGVVVVAGTGVLLIKDLSDETSDNPYVRALTGSGAAQPPDDEDDCREDPASCTPEIKPGAANGETSGKAFPPSVRKKALEENPDTCVYCRMLTGKPQVDHSIPKSRGGDATLPNAQTTCPHCNASKRDRNTPVNPPPGYTGAWPPSWWPIFR; this comes from the coding sequence GTGTGCGACCCCGAGTGCCAGCGCAAGAAGCAAGAGGAAGAAGACCGCCGCAAGACAGAGAAGGCCCTCGAGGACCAGGAAGATCGCGCCCAAACCATCCCGGTCATTCCGCCAGGCAGCCCTGGCTGCAGCGCCGCCAACCCAAGCCTCTGCCCAAGTCAACCCACCCGCCCAGCTGACCAAAACGGCGGCTACGTAGACCGCACCACCCAAACCGGCGGCTCCGCCGACCTCACCTACCAAAACGCCGTCACCACCCTCGGCTCCACCATCGGCAGCGTCACCCAAACCGGCTCGCTCGGCTCACTCATGACCACCAGCATGAACCTGCCCATGATCTGCAGGTGCGGTGGCGGATCGCTTGTGCCCTCCTACGCGGGAGGCGGCGGAAACATCGGCCTGGGCCTACCACCAGGAACCATGGGCGGCGGTTTCGCAGGCGCCGTCGGCGTCGTGGTTGTCGCCGGTACAGGTGTCCTTCTGATCAAAGATCTCAGCGACGAGACCTCCGACAACCCCTACGTCCGCGCCCTCACCGGCTCCGGAGCAGCCCAACCACCAGACGACGAGGACGACTGTCGCGAGGACCCAGCTTCCTGCACTCCGGAGATCAAGCCCGGTGCCGCGAATGGTGAGACATCCGGTAAAGCGTTCCCGCCCAGCGTGCGGAAGAAGGCATTGGAGGAGAATCCGGATACCTGTGTCTATTGTCGAATGTTGACAGGAAAGCCGCAGGTTGACCATTCGATACCGAAGTCGCGCGGAGGAGATGCCACGCTGCCGAATGCGCAGACGACATGCCCGCACTGTAATGCTTCGAAGCGGGACCGGAACACTCCGGTCAATCCTCCGCCCGGGTATACTGGCGCTTGGCCGCCGTCATGGTGGCCGATTTTTCGGTAG
- a CDS encoding RHS repeat-associated core domain-containing protein encodes MPDSRTYDPFGNSTAANGLKYRVGHQGDWTDPRSGDVNKGARWYNPESGMFNSRDTISHAAGSASSLPNLYAYAAGNPLTFNDPTGNKPSIPLVALSTRTAN; translated from the coding sequence TTGCCGGATTCCCGTACCTACGACCCGTTCGGCAACTCGACTGCCGCGAACGGGTTGAAGTACCGGGTTGGTCACCAGGGTGACTGGACCGATCCTCGCAGTGGTGATGTGAACAAGGGTGCGCGCTGGTACAACCCGGAGTCTGGGATGTTCAATTCTCGCGACACCATCAGCCACGCCGCCGGGTCGGCGTCGTCGCTGCCGAATCTGTACGCCTATGCGGCCGGCAACCCGTTGACCTTCAACGACCCGACCGGGAACAAGCCTTCGATCCCGTTGGTGGCACTTTCGACCCGCACTGCGAACTGA